The following proteins are encoded in a genomic region of Sparus aurata chromosome 23, fSpaAur1.1, whole genome shotgun sequence:
- the fbxl20 gene encoding F-box/LRR-repeat protein 20: protein MGKEVNGVSRSRFEMFTNSDEAVINKKLPKELLLRIFSFLDVVTLCRCAQVSRSWNVLALDGSNWQRIDLFDFQRDIEGRVVENISKRCGGFLRKLSLRGCLGVGDSALRTFSQNCRNIELLSLNGCTKITDSTCNSLSKFCPKLKHLDLASCTSITNLSLKALSEGCPLLEQLNISWCDQVTKDGIQALVRSCPGLKGLFLKGCTQLEDEALKHIGAHCPELVTLNLQTCSQITDEGLITICRGCHRLQSLCVSGCANITDAILHALGQNCPRLRILEVARCSQLTDVGFTTLARNCHELEKMDLEECVQITDGTLIQLSIHCPRLQVLSLSHCELITDDGIRHLGSGPCAHDRLEVIELDNCPLITDASLEHLKSCHSLDRIELYDCQQITRAGIKRLRTHLPNIKVHAYFAPVTPPPSVGGSRQRFCRCCVLL, encoded by the exons ATGGGGAAGGAGGTAAATGGCGTGTCGCGGAGCCGGTTTGAG ATGTTCACAAACAGTGATGAGGCGGTCATCAATAAGAAGCTGCCTAAGGAACTGTTGCTACG AATCTTCTCCTTTCTGGATGTGGTGACACTCTGTCGCTGTGCCCAGGTCTCACGG TCCTGGAATGTTCTCGCGTTGGACGGCAGCAACTGGCAACGAATCGACCTCTTTGACTTTCAGAGGGACATCGAG GGCCGAGTGGTGGAGAACATCTCAAAGCGATGCGGGGGGTTCCTTAGGAAGCTGAGTCTGCGGGGCTGCCTGGGCGTGGGTGATAGCGCCCTGAG gacTTTCTCGCAGAACTGCAGAAACATTGAGCTACTTAGTTTGAACGGCTGCACCAAGATCACAGATAG CACGTGTAATAGCCTCAGTAAGTTCTGTCCAAAGCTGAAGCACCTGGACCTTGCCTCCTGTACCTCAATCACCAACCTGTCACTCAAAGCTCTCAG TGAGGGTTGTCCTCTGCTGGAGCAACTTAACATCTCCTGGTGTGATCAGGTCACCAAGGATGGTATCCAGGCACTGGTGCGTTCCTGTCCTGGACTCAAAGGCCTTTTCCTCAAGGGATGCACACAG CTCGAGGATGAGGCTTTGAAACATATCGGGGCCCACTGTCCAGAGCTGGTCACACTCAACTTGCAGACATGCTCA CAGATCACAGACGAGGGCCTCATCACAATTTGCCGGGGTTGTCACCGCCTGCAGTccctgtgtgtgtcaggctgtgCCAATATCACAGACGCCATCCTGCACGCCCTCGGACAGAACTGTCCTCGCCTCAG AATATTAGAAGTGGCCCGTTGCTCTCAGCTTACAGACGTGGGCTTCACTACATTAGCAAGG AATTGTCATGAGCTTGAGAAAATGGATTTAGAAGAATGTGTGCAG ATCACAGATGGAACACTCATCCAGCTGTCTATCCACTGCCCTCGTTTGCAAGTCCTG AGCCTGTCTCACTGTGAGCTGATCACCGATGATGGCATCAGACACCTCGGCAGCGGCCCCTGTGCTCACGACCGTCTGGAGGTGATCGAGCTGGACAACTGCCCCCTGATCACAGATGCCTCATTGGAGCACCTGAAGAGCTGCCATAGTCTGGATCGCATCGAGCTCTATGACTGCCAGCAGATCACCCGCGCCGGCATCAAGAGACTAAGG accCATCTGCCTAACATCAAAGTGCATGCATACTTCGCTCCCGTCACTCCGCCCCCCTCAGTCGGGGGGAGCCGTCAGAGGTTTTGCCGCTGCTGTGTCCTGCTATGA